The sequence GCAGCACGTCGGACACTTTGGGGCTAAGTTGAGGATATCTATTAATATTGAAACGTTTGCAGTTTTTTTCAATAAAATGCTCAACCAATTTCAGTATATCATTGCCCCGGGCGTGTAAAGGAGGTATTGCCAGGTTAAAGACAGCCAGCCGGAAATAAAGATCTTCTCTGAATTCTTTTTTTAGAACCATTTCCCATAAATCTTTATTGGTCGCAGCAATCACACGAAAATCCACAGGAATATATTTACTGCCGCCAATATGCATGACTTTTTTATCTTCCAGGACGCGAAGGAGTACGGCCTGAAGGTCTAACGGCATATCGCCGATTTCATCCAAGAATAAGGTGCCACCCTCGGCGAGCTCTATTTTCCCCGCCCTGCCCCTGCGTTCGGCGCCGGTGAACGACCCACCTTCGTAGCCGAATAACTCACTTTCAATCAAGCTTTTGGGTATAGCCGCACAATTAATCGCGATAAAAGGTCCATCCGGCCTGCTTTCATCATGAATCGCCCGGGCAAACAACTCTTTCCCCGTCCCGCTTTCCCCTCTAAGCAATATGCCGCCGTCATAGCGGGCAACTTTGCGGGCTTTCTGTATGACCTCCCGCAAAGCTTTGCTTTCACCCAAGATTAGGGCGAAGGGATCTTTCTCCTTCCCGCCATTTTCTTGTCCGGTTTCCTTTATTCTTATGATATGTTTATCAATTTGTCGAGCATGGCGGCCAATGCTGTAGATTGCCGCAAGACTCTCTTTATAATAAAAC comes from Dehalobacter sp. and encodes:
- a CDS encoding sigma 54-interacting transcriptional regulator; its protein translation is MRLSNIKDERMAFLEFENALLKSIIDNIDEGVFVINEKEEIILFNRRSEETDKLKRENVLGKNEREVYPNPDDHDLLSYEMQVKLDQKPIRQQNFSFVRLDRKEMNLIVDIFPFYYKESLAAIYSIGRHARQIDKHIIRIKETGQENGGKEKDPFALILGESKALREVIQKARKVARYDGGILLRGESGTGKELFARAIHDESRPDGPFIAINCAAIPKSLIESELFGYEGGSFTGAERRGRAGKIELAEGGTLFLDEIGDMPLDLQAVLLRVLEDKKVMHIGGSKYIPVDFRVIAATNKDLWEMVLKKEFREDLYFRLAVFNLAIPPLHARGNDILKLVEHFIEKNCKRFNINRYPQLSPKVSDVLLKYSWPGNVRELENVIAYSLAMTNGDTIEIKHLPDEMRYTSNLLREQKANSCIKSLEELSNMEKIEKKAIQDAMSKNGNNIKDTAKMLGLGKSTIYRKIKRYEIEF